The DNA window ACGCGTCGAGGCCCTCCCGGTGCAGCACCTTCGGGATGTCGTAGATGCTCGGCGCGTCCGGGGCGGCGGTGACCGCCTCCCGGTCGACGTCGCAGTAGAGCGCGAGCTTCTCCTTGACCTTCTCCGGGATCTCCCGGTCGCAGCGCAACACCAGGGCGTCCGGCTGGATGCCGATGCTGCGCAGCTGGGCCACCGAGTGCTGGGTCGGCTTCGTCTTCAGCTCGCCGGACGGGGCCAGGTAGGGCACCAGCGACACGTGCAGGTAGAAGCAGTTGTCCCGGCCCAGGTCGTGGCGGACCTGGCGGATCGCCTCCAGGAACGGCAGCGACTCGATGTCGCCGACCGTGCCGCCGACCTCGGTGATCACCACGTCGGGGGTCTGGCCGTCGGCGTCCGGGTCGGCCATGCCGACGATCCGCGCCTTGATCTCGTTGGTGATGTGCGGGATGACCTGGACGGTGTCGCCCAGGTACTCGCCGCGCCGCTCCTTGGCGATCACCGCCGAGTAGATCTGCCCGGTGGTGACGTTCGCCTTGCCGGACAGGTCCCGGTCGAGGAACCGCTCGTAGTGGCCGACGTCGAGGTCGGTCTCGGCGCCGTCCTCGGTGACGAAGACCTCGCCGTGCTGGAACGGATTCATCGTTCCGGGGTCGACGTTGAGGTACGGGTCGAGCTTCTGCATCACCACGCGCAGACCGCGCGCCGTGAGCAGATTGCCGAGGCTGGAGGCGGTGAGGCCCTTACCCAGCGAGGAGGCGACGCCCCCGGTGACGAAAATATGCCTGGTCGTCCGTGCTGAAGGGGCCAAGGCCTGCTCCCGTGTCGTCCGTAGCGGTCGTGCGAACCGCCGTGCCGATCAGCCAAGTGATCACGCGATCCACGGGATTCCACGGTAACACCTCCCCGGCCCCGCAGCGGCGTCGCACCCTCCGTCGGCGCACGTGAAGCCGCTTTCGCCTCAGCCGGCGGGCACCTCGGTCGATGCCGGGCCGGGCTGGGCCGGTATCCGGGGCGCTCGGTCGGCGGTGGCGTCCGGCGCCCGCGTACCCGGTTCGGGACCCGCCGGAGTGCCCTCGGCGGCGGCCGGGTCGGGGTCGGGCCGGGCGGCGCCACCCGCGGCGGGGACCGCGGCCGCGCGCCCGCCGCTCGGGCGGTCCCCGGTGGGGCCGCCGGGCGGGGCCGACCCGCCCCCGTCGCCCGGGCGGCCGCTGCCCGGCAGGGTGCGGTCGGTGGAGTGGTCGAGCACCCGCAGGGCCGCCAGGGCCGCCATCGGCACCACCAGGGCCGCCGCCGCCCCGGCCACGTCCAGCGCCGAGCCGCCCAGCACGCCGCCCAGGCCGGCGGCCACGCCGGTGCCGGCCATCGCCGCCCGGATCGCCGGGTAGATGCCGAACAGCCGCATGAGGCCGCCCCAGGGCTGCAGCAGGGCGAACCAGACCAGCGCCGCGCCGGCCAGCGCCAGGACGGTGAGCGGGCTGTTCACGAGGGTCTGGAAGTTGGCGGTGCTGGACCGGTGCACGGTCAGCCCGCCGGTGCCGTCGCCCAGCGCGGCCAGGAACCGCCCCAGGCTCCCCCGCTCGGCCTCCGGGCGGCCGACGTCGACCACGGCGAAGCCGATGGTGACCGCCAGCCCGGCCATCGTGGCCCACGCCAGCCGGCTCACCGTCAGCCAGCCGCCGGTGCAGATGGCGGCCGCGACGCTCACCCCGGCGGTGAGCGCGATCGCGCCGATCGAGTCGGCGCCCAGGAAGGGGCTGCCCACGATGACGACGGCCGCCCCGCCCACCGCGACCATCACCATCGGCCGCCAGGCCCGGCGGACCCGCTGGGCCAGCCAGCCGCCGCACAGCAGCGAGCCGGCGATGAACACGCCCAGCCCGACGGTGCCCAGGCCGGCGTACCGGCCGCCCTCCAGCGCGGAGTAGCCGATCACGCCGTTGAGCTGCAACCGGGAGCCGGTGAGCACGTCCACCCCGACCACCAGGGTGGCCAGGGCGGCCACCGCGCCGAGCGGGCCGAGGGTGCGCTCGTGGCCCGGGGTGAACCGGACGGCGGCGGTGCCGCCCACGGTCAGCAGGGCGGTGACGGAGGCGAACCACCAGCCGGCGTGCGACCCGCGCCACCAGGGCACGGCGTCGGCGAGCAGGGCGGCCGGCACGGCGAGCGCGGCGGCGATCAGCAGCAGCTCCACCGCCGCCACCACCCGCCGGGACACCGGCTCGGGGCCGTGCGGGCCGGCATGCCGGCGGGCCCGGCGCAGCAGCGGCAGCACCGCCAGGGCGAGGGCCACCTGGGCGGCGGCGAGCAGGGTGAAGAACCAGCCGGCGACCCGGCGCTGCGCGGCGGCCTCGCGGTCGGCGTCGGCGGGCGCGTCGATCGCGGCGCGCAGGTCGTCGGGGCGGTCGCCGGCGGAGACGGCGGGGCGGCCGAGGAAGAGCCGCTCGGGCATCGGTCGGCCCAGGGCGGCGAGCGCCGTGGGGGCCAGGTCGACCAGTTGCAGGTAGCCCTCGCGGGCGGTGCTCGGCGAGGTCAGCCAGCCCCGGCCCCAGCCCGGGCCGTCGGCCACCGCGACGTGCAGCCGGGACGGGTTGTCGGTGTCCGAGACGCCGGCCACCAGGACCAAGGAGCGGGGTGGCCGGGCGGCGAGCACCCGGGCGAGCTGGGCGTCCACCTGGCGGGCCTGGGCGGCCCGGCTGGTCGGGTCCTCACCGTCGACGGTGCCCAGGTCGACGATGCTCAGCACGCAGGAGCCGAGCAGCTTCGCCGGGTCGGCGGGGAGCGCCGGCGCGTACCGGTCGACCCGGCCGAACGGGCGCGCGGCGGCCACCGCGGCGCCCGGGCCGACCGCCACCGAGCAGCGCACCGACTCGGACAGCGCGCCGGGGGTGGTCCCCCAGGAGAGCCGGTCCTGGTTGTAGGCGACCACGCTCTCCTGGTCGGGCAGGTTCGCGCCGATCCCGTCGGGCTGCTCGACGGCCACGCCGCTGGCCGGGCAGCCACCGCCCGGGCGGCTGCCGTTCCAGGCGGCGAAGTTGCCGGCGCCCAGGGTGAGCCAGCCGTCGACGGGGCAGGTGGGCCGGTGCGCGGAGCGGACGGAGAGCGAGCCGATCGAGCCCTCCTCGGCCATCCGCCACAGCGTGGGCGTGGTCTGCGGGTCGACGTCCTCCCAGCGCAGGCCGGCCGCCCCGGCCAGCACCACGAAGTCCGCGCTGCGCTCCGGCGCGCCCTCGTCCGGGCGCGCGGCCAGCGCGGTAATGCCGAGCGCCACCACGACCAGGGTCAGCAGCACGGGGGTCAGTCGGCGCAGCATCAGCGCGTCCCCGCCGAGTGCTCGGGCGTCAGCTCGGCGTACAGGTCGACCAGGGCGCCCGTGGTGTCCGCCTCGGTCGGCCAGGTCGCAGCCCGGGCGGCGCCCCGGCGGCCCAGGTCGGCCCGGCGGGCCTCGTCGTCCAGCAGGCCGCGCACCGCCGCGTCGACGGCGTCCACGTCGCCGGCGGGGACCAGCACCGCGGCGTCGCCGACCAGCTCCGGCAGGCCGCCGACGGCGGTCGCCACCAGCGGTACGCCGGCGCCCAGCGCCTCCTGGGCGAAGAGCTGGCGGGCCTCCCAGTCGCTGGTCACCACGGCGAGGTCGGCGGCGCCGAGCAGGTCGGCCACGTCGGTGCGGTGCCCGAGCAGGGTCACCGGGGCCCGGGTGGTCGAGATGCGCGCGGCGAGCGGCAGGTACGCGGGCCCGCTGCCGGCGATGACCACGAGCGGCGCGGGCTGCCGGGTACGCCATCGGGCGGCCGCGTCGACGAGGATGTCGTACCGCTTCTGCGGGTGCAGCCGGCCCACCGAGACGATCAGCGGCCGGGCGGCGGTGACCCCGAACTCGGCGCGGACGGCGGCCCGGCGGCGGCGCGGCGCGGGCAGCGCCGGCGCGGCGACCGGGGCGAGCCGGGCGTCGGCGGCGCCGAGCGCGGCGGCCCGCTCGACCAGGTCGGCGGAGGCGCCCAGGGCGACCCGGACGTTGCGGGCGACGATCCGCTCGGCCAGCCGGGACAGCGTGCCGCGCAGCCCGCCGGCGAGCACGGCGTTGTGCCAGGTGACCACGAGCGGGGCGGCCGGCCGGGCCAGCACGGCGACCAGGCCGGCGCGCAGCCCGTGCGCGTGCACCACGTCGACCGGCGGGTCGGCGAGGGCCCGGCGCAGCGCGGCGACGGCCCGCGCGTCGGCGGGGGTGGGGCTCGCCGGGATCTCCACCGGCGTGAAGCGGGCGCCCACCCCGGTGAAGTCGAACTGGTCCTGGGTGGCGGCCGGGCCGCAGACCAGCACGGACGCGCCGGCCTCGGTCAGGCCCCGGGCGATCGAGCGGACGTGCTGCCCGACGCCACCGGTGCTGGAGGCGAGAACCAGGGCCACGGAGCCGGGCCACCGAGGCGCCGACGAGGCGTCCGTCATGAGGAAACGGTCTCCTTTCCGTCGCCCCGCTCGCCGGGACGGTGGTCCTCCGGCGGGCCGTCGCCCGCGCCGGACGGGCGGCGCCGGCCGAGCCGGCGGGTCACGGCCGCGAGCAGTGGCCGGACGTCGCGGGCGTCGGTCGCCCAGGCGACGGCGAGGAACAGCACGCCGACCACGACCCCGGACAGCATGCCCTGAACGAGGGCCTCCCCTGTCGTCGGGGTGCCGCCGGCGAGCCCGGCGAGTCCCCGGGCGGTGGCCGCGCCGCCGAGCCCCGCGACGGCCGCGGCCAGCAGGCCGGCGGCGCCGGCCCGCCCGACGCCGGCCAGGGCGGCCGGGCCGGCGGAGCGGAGCACGGCGGCGATCAGCAGCCCGCCGAGCAGCAGCATGCCGGCGGAGGTGGCCAGGGTCACGGCGAGCACGCGGTCGGCGAGGGGCAGCAGGTGCCCGAGCAGCACGGCCAGCACCGGCACGCTGAGCCAGCCGAGGGCGGTGGCGACGGTGGCCGCCCGGGTCTCCCCCCGCGCGTAGAGGGCGCGGGTGAGCACCGCGAACAGGCCGTAGCCGAGCAGGCCGGGCGCGAAGCCGGCGATGCCGGCCGCGGCCGTGGCGGCGTCGGCCGGGTCGAAGAAGAAGTGCCCGACCGGGCCGGCCGTGCCGACCAGCGCGGCGGCCCCGAGCAGGCTGAACAGCACCACCCCGCGCACGGCCGGGGCGAGGGTGTCCCGGTAGGTGCGCTCGTCCCCGGTTGCCCGGGCCGCCACGAGCGTCGGGTACGCGGCCACCGCGAGCGGCACGGCCAGCACCGACCAGGGCAGGAAGTAGACCGTCTGGGCGAGGTTGTAGACGCCGACGTCGGCGGTCCGGCCGTAGGTGACCTGGTTGAGCGCGACGACCAGGGCGATCTGCTGGGCGGCGACGGTGACCA is part of the Micromonospora halotolerans genome and encodes:
- a CDS encoding glycosyltransferase family 4 protein, with translation MTDASSAPRWPGSVALVLASSTGGVGQHVRSIARGLTEAGASVLVCGPAATQDQFDFTGVGARFTPVEIPASPTPADARAVAALRRALADPPVDVVHAHGLRAGLVAVLARPAAPLVVTWHNAVLAGGLRGTLSRLAERIVARNVRVALGASADLVERAAALGAADARLAPVAAPALPAPRRRRAAVRAEFGVTAARPLIVSVGRLHPQKRYDILVDAAARWRTRQPAPLVVIAGSGPAYLPLAARISTTRAPVTLLGHRTDVADLLGAADLAVVTSDWEARQLFAQEALGAGVPLVATAVGGLPELVGDAAVLVPAGDVDAVDAAVRGLLDDEARRADLGRRGAARAATWPTEADTTGALVDLYAELTPEHSAGTR
- the murJ gene encoding murein biosynthesis integral membrane protein MurJ, with product MTKPAPLAGAGRVAGAAALIAVLTVVSRLAGFGRTAVFTWTLAPTDLGGAYLVANYVPNFIFEIVAGGALASLVVPLLAGAVEAGDRRAVAATTGALLTWTLSLLVPLAVLVALLADPLLGVLGHGLDGAQQEVGARMLRVFAPQLPLYGVGIVLTGVLQAHRRFAWPVIAPLLSSVTVIVVYLGFTAAEGRLAGVGEVGSGGELLLSGGTTLGVVVLSLSLLVPLRRLGLRPRPGFRFPADARARVGGLAVAGVVTVAAQQIALVVALNQVTYGRTADVGVYNLAQTVYFLPWSVLAVPLAVAAYPTLVAARATGDERTYRDTLAPAVRGVVLFSLLGAAALVGTAGPVGHFFFDPADAATAAAGIAGFAPGLLGYGLFAVLTRALYARGETRAATVATALGWLSVPVLAVLLGHLLPLADRVLAVTLATSAGMLLLGGLLIAAVLRSAGPAALAGVGRAGAAGLLAAAVAGLGGAATARGLAGLAGGTPTTGEALVQGMLSGVVVGVLFLAVAWATDARDVRPLLAAVTRRLGRRRPSGAGDGPPEDHRPGERGDGKETVSS